The Marispirochaeta aestuarii genomic sequence ATCTGTAGCCCTGTATGCATTGGAAGGTCCTTAATCTTATCCACGCTTTCCATACCGGCTCCGTTATCCCGATAGATTATCGATAATTGTTTATTTACTACATGCACCTCAACATTGATTAGGAGATTTTGTCCTTTTGGTTTTGCATGTTTTATCGAATTATTGACGAATTCAACAATAATCAATCCTACTTCAAGGGCAAACTTGACATCGAGGCGAATCTGATCGATATTCGATGTAATATTAGCTGTCCTTCCAATCCCAACGACATCATTAAGTAGTTTTTTCAAATATTCAGAAAGGTCTATTTCTTCGTATGAATCTTCGGAATACATCGTCTCATGGAGAAGCATAATTGCATCTACCTTGCCTCGTAATTCCTCGAGCACACTATGCTGAGAAAAAAGATGATATTTACTTTCCAGACTGATAAGCGAGCTCAGTGTCGCCAGATTATTCTTTATCCGGTGATTAGATTCTTTTAACAATAATCTGTCGCATTTACTTAAGCGTTCCAAGCGATTCATACCGTTGAATAAAATATATGTAACTGCAATCGGAAAGGAAAAGAAGTATATTAAAGAAAGCACAAATGTTAGCAAGAAAACATCGGAATGATAAAGAATGGAATAAAGAATAAGTCCGATTAAAGCACTAATAGAATATATATGGATATAAATTACTTTCCGAACTGTTAGCCCAGATAAGAAGAAAAAGAAGATCAAGATAGCCAGATAAATTTCCGTGTCAAAAGGAAAATGATCATAAATTCTTAAAAGTGGAAATAAGATTATCCTGTACTGAAATACTATACCTAAACCAATAATGCCAACACCAATGGCTAAATCGTATTTCCCGTTGAGCATTAAGAAAAGTGAGGACCCGCTGATGCAAATCCAGAGCAAGTTAATTCCAACAAGGACCCACTTACTCAAAAGAGCGTATAACACTAAATATACAAGAGTAGTTAGAAGAAATATTGATACTAAGATCAGAAACGCCTTGATTCTTACTTTATCAAATTCATTTGCACTTGGATAAGCTACAGAAATACGCCGCGAACAGCAATTACATATCTGATTCACTCTCATAGTTGAGCCCTCCTCGCTATTTATACATCTCAACTACATTGTGATCATGTCGCGACACACTATATAATCTAGTATAGTATCTATCAACTATTTGTCAACGAAATTTTAACAGAAATCTGAACAGAGATAAAGGTAAATGTTCCAATATAAACACCTGTAATACTTTTTAAGAAATATTCCTATAAATAAAAAAGTATCTTTCAAATCTATTCCGATTTTCCTATCTTTGGTATAATCACCATGCGTCTCTACCCGCCCAATCGAGGATTCATACAGCAGGAACAACTACGGCTACATATTATAAAACGAACGTAATGGAGTTCACACTGGTTTGATCTATTATCATAGTCCCTTCAATCTGCGTTAATAATGCCTCGATAATTTCTGTCTCTATGATTTGTCGTTCTCTGACAACTGAATGAAAAATATTCTTTTTCGAAATCGAGATTGCCACGTCAGTTTTATTCAATTTATCGACCATTGTAATCTTAATCGTTGGCTTTTCTACTCGTTCTCGTATTTCCATATAAATATTTGTTAACATGATTGTATATAGCATACCAAACGGTAAAGCTTTATCGATATGCTGTTCCTTATCGAATAATCTTAATTGGATATTACACCTGGGGACAAAATACTTCTCAGCTAAATCGATTGTTATGAAATTCAGGTAACTTTTCATGTTTATTACCTGTTGTTCAAAATT encodes the following:
- a CDS encoding sensor histidine kinase, translated to MRVNQICNCCSRRISVAYPSANEFDKVRIKAFLILVSIFLLTTLVYLVLYALLSKWVLVGINLLWICISGSSLFLMLNGKYDLAIGVGIIGLGIVFQYRIILFPLLRIYDHFPFDTEIYLAILIFFFFLSGLTVRKVIYIHIYSISALIGLILYSILYHSDVFLLTFVLSLIYFFSFPIAVTYILFNGMNRLERLSKCDRLLLKESNHRIKNNLATLSSLISLESKYHLFSQHSVLEELRGKVDAIMLLHETMYSEDSYEEIDLSEYLKKLLNDVVGIGRTANITSNIDQIRLDVKFALEVGLIIVEFVNNSIKHAKPKGQNLLINVEVHVVNKQLSIIYRDNGAGMESVDKIKDLPMHTGLQIITEIVKYREGKIRVDSSAGFEYTIHFPLN
- a CDS encoding sensor histidine kinase family protein, with the protein product MSHRIGNSLAGIRAYINLYFSDDMIDKSDGLEKVDDIIQTMTFLNYEFFKNFEQQVINMKSYLNFITIDLAEKYFVPRCNIQLRLFDKEQHIDKALPFGMLYTIMLTNIYMEIRERVEKPTIKITMVDKLNKTDVAISISKKNIFHSVVRERQIIETEIIEALLTQIEGTMIIDQTSVNSITFVL